In Armatimonadia bacterium, the genomic stretch CCCGTCCCGCGAGAGGTCGAGGTTGAAGACGCTGCGGTTCGCGTCATACAGTCGTGTGGCCTCCTGCCACCCCAGATAGTAGAGGCCGCCGAACCTGTCGAAGGTGGGCTTGGAGTTGCCGCCCTTCACCACGAAGGGCTTCTCCTCGCCGAGGCTCCAGGTTCTGCCGTCGGGGCTGGTGGTGAAGTGGTAGTTGCCGGCGTCATTGCGGCAGATAGCCATCCAGGTACCGTCGGGCAGGCGGTTCACCGAGGGCTCGCTCAGTTGCTGTGACTGCGGCTCATTGAAGTGCCCGAGCACCTCGAAGGTGCACAGGTCGTCGTGTACCAGCGCCAGCGCGTTCTGCTTGCCCGGCCAGTTGTTGATCGCGACATTGCGGCGGCCCTCGAACTCCTTGAAGGCGTCGAAGAGGTAGAGCCCGTACTTGAGCGCGGGCTTGCCGAACCCCTGGGCTGCCGCATCCGCGTGGAAGTACTGCGGCTGCATATCGAAGGTGCCCGACGC encodes the following:
- a CDS encoding sialidase family protein, with protein sequence MDIETNSPTLVPDSWDPVAAGNRVMERLTKVSAPQVKGAHDAEFVCVGDRAYIVEHDNDVQPGHGAGRLMYCVLTVVNLKTLVVEETIPLAKSEQAFANVTLPPGACFVPRILQKDATTLRCYFASEDGDSREAQTWYRDFDLPSGRFSDGLGKCKLQTASGTFDMQPQYFHADAAAQGFGKPALKYGLYLFDAFKEFEGRRNVAINNWPGKQNALALVHDDLCTFEVLGHFNEPQSQQLSEPSVNRLPDGTWMAICRNDAGNYHFTTSPDGRTWSLGEEKPFVVKGGNSKPTFDRFGGLYYLGWQEATRLYDANRSVFNLDLSRDG